A genomic window from Pyxicephalus adspersus chromosome 2, UCB_Pads_2.0, whole genome shotgun sequence includes:
- the LOC140324889 gene encoding beta-1,3-galactosyltransferase 5-like isoform X1 produces MFTGPFLVIRRRTIRILEKLYQGMIRRRRSAITILSISLCFTLSLLTWTLYENEPLCDLPDIHHPFPANLSSHPSLRRSATLYDKNFSFFLNLTDYSRLYPALQTYRCRAVIGLLGYCQTREPLILLAVKSHPIGRHRRDSLRRTWARETILGGYHFKRVFLVANSGLKRQMEKLIEEASIFEDIILWDFMESHHNLSLKERCFLEWLHYRCPEASYIFKGDDDEFVNPYALVSYISSSPREHRLQIHGQLQIHAPPERWGKYAIPFSVYPHAYYPPFVSGGGFLLPSELVPSLSWAASIIPIFPLDDVFFGFLALAANVSFHHDPRFRSFGLKNDIDCRYVDVLVAHGLTPQRILEVWQLLPFIKSCPPELDKQEEEEEKQKNKSVKNK; encoded by the exons GGAATGATAAGACGGAGGCGTTCGGCCATCACTATCCTGTCCATCTCTCTGTGCTTCACCCTCTCCTTGCTCACCTGGACTCTCTATGAGAATGAGCCTTTATGTGATCTTCCAGACATCCATCATCCTTTCCCAGCTAATCTTAGCTCCCATCCGTCTCTCCGCCGATCGGCCACTCTTTACGACAAGAACTTCAGCTTCTTTCTTAACCTGACAGATTATTCCAGGTTGTACCCGGCTCTCCAGACTTACAGGTGCAGAGCTGTGATTGGCTTGCTTGGATACTGCCAGACTCGGGAGCCGTTGATTCTTCTAGCTGTAAAGTCCCACCCGATAGGTAGACACAGACGTGACTCTCTGAGAAGGACATGGGCCAGAGAGACAATATTGGGTGGATATCACTTCAAAAGGGTATTTCTGGTGGCTAATTCTGGGCTGAAGAGGCAGATGGAGAAGCTGATAGAGGAAGCTTCGATTTTTGAAGACATTATTCTCTGGGACTTCATGGAGAGTCACCATAACTTGTCTCTGAAAGAGCGATGTTTCCTCGAGTGGCTGCACTACCGATGTCCAGAGGCATCCTATATATTTAAAG GTGACGATGATGAATTTGTCAATCCTTATGCCTTGGTATCGTACATTTCCTCCTCTCCACGAGAACACCGACTTCAAATCCACGGCCAACTGCAAATCCACGCCCCTCCGGAGCGCTGGGGAAAGTACGCCATCCCTTTCTCCGTCTATCCCCATGCTTACTACCCTCCATTTGTCTCTGGAGGAGGTTTCCTTCTCCCATCGGAATTGGTGCCATCTTTGTCTTGGGCAGCATCCATCATTCCTATCTTTCCTCTTGACGATGTCTTCTTTGGGTTCCTGGCCTTGGCAGCCAATGTGAGTTTTCACCATGACCCAAGGTTCCGTTCCTTCGGCCTGAAAAATGACATTGACTGCCGCTACGTTGATGTCCTGGTCGCTCACGGCTTAACTCCACAGAGAATTCTAGAAGTGTGGCAGTTATTACCCTTTATAAAATCGTGTCCGCCAGAACTGGAtaaacaggaagaagaggaagaaaagcagaagaataaaagtgtaaaaaataaatag
- the LOC140324889 gene encoding beta-1,3-galactosyltransferase 5-like isoform X2 — MIRRRRSAITILSISLCFTLSLLTWTLYENEPLCDLPDIHHPFPANLSSHPSLRRSATLYDKNFSFFLNLTDYSRLYPALQTYRCRAVIGLLGYCQTREPLILLAVKSHPIGRHRRDSLRRTWARETILGGYHFKRVFLVANSGLKRQMEKLIEEASIFEDIILWDFMESHHNLSLKERCFLEWLHYRCPEASYIFKGDDDEFVNPYALVSYISSSPREHRLQIHGQLQIHAPPERWGKYAIPFSVYPHAYYPPFVSGGGFLLPSELVPSLSWAASIIPIFPLDDVFFGFLALAANVSFHHDPRFRSFGLKNDIDCRYVDVLVAHGLTPQRILEVWQLLPFIKSCPPELDKQEEEEEKQKNKSVKNK; from the exons ATGATAAGACGGAGGCGTTCGGCCATCACTATCCTGTCCATCTCTCTGTGCTTCACCCTCTCCTTGCTCACCTGGACTCTCTATGAGAATGAGCCTTTATGTGATCTTCCAGACATCCATCATCCTTTCCCAGCTAATCTTAGCTCCCATCCGTCTCTCCGCCGATCGGCCACTCTTTACGACAAGAACTTCAGCTTCTTTCTTAACCTGACAGATTATTCCAGGTTGTACCCGGCTCTCCAGACTTACAGGTGCAGAGCTGTGATTGGCTTGCTTGGATACTGCCAGACTCGGGAGCCGTTGATTCTTCTAGCTGTAAAGTCCCACCCGATAGGTAGACACAGACGTGACTCTCTGAGAAGGACATGGGCCAGAGAGACAATATTGGGTGGATATCACTTCAAAAGGGTATTTCTGGTGGCTAATTCTGGGCTGAAGAGGCAGATGGAGAAGCTGATAGAGGAAGCTTCGATTTTTGAAGACATTATTCTCTGGGACTTCATGGAGAGTCACCATAACTTGTCTCTGAAAGAGCGATGTTTCCTCGAGTGGCTGCACTACCGATGTCCAGAGGCATCCTATATATTTAAAG GTGACGATGATGAATTTGTCAATCCTTATGCCTTGGTATCGTACATTTCCTCCTCTCCACGAGAACACCGACTTCAAATCCACGGCCAACTGCAAATCCACGCCCCTCCGGAGCGCTGGGGAAAGTACGCCATCCCTTTCTCCGTCTATCCCCATGCTTACTACCCTCCATTTGTCTCTGGAGGAGGTTTCCTTCTCCCATCGGAATTGGTGCCATCTTTGTCTTGGGCAGCATCCATCATTCCTATCTTTCCTCTTGACGATGTCTTCTTTGGGTTCCTGGCCTTGGCAGCCAATGTGAGTTTTCACCATGACCCAAGGTTCCGTTCCTTCGGCCTGAAAAATGACATTGACTGCCGCTACGTTGATGTCCTGGTCGCTCACGGCTTAACTCCACAGAGAATTCTAGAAGTGTGGCAGTTATTACCCTTTATAAAATCGTGTCCGCCAGAACTGGAtaaacaggaagaagaggaagaaaagcagaagaataaaagtgtaaaaaataaatag